The following coding sequences are from one Haliotis asinina isolate JCU_RB_2024 chromosome 3, JCU_Hal_asi_v2, whole genome shotgun sequence window:
- the LOC137276846 gene encoding uncharacterized protein isoform X2 has translation MADFSSVSIWIKVCMILIPLGGLCHLIGFASPYWISTYRTNMGIWKSCVNSICIDWLDSSFVPDWLRATQFFETIGLIAIGIAAAILFLSLVLQSLRNKKIVTILNALTCFVACGTIIVGAIIYASRGYNRSYLSWAFALCIVGAILEGVAGVLILVGSFANRS, from the exons ATGGCTGATTTCTCTTCCGTGTCTATCTGGATTAAAGTGTGCATGATATTAATCCCTCTGGGCGGATTATGTCATCTCATAGGATTTGCATCGCCTTACTGGATTAGTACCTACCGGACCAATATGGGAATCTGGAAATCTTGCGTCAATTCAATATGTATTGACTGGCTTGATTCGAGCTTTGTTCCAG ACTGGCTACGTGCGACTCAGTTCTTTGAGACTATCGGGTTGATCGCCATTGGAATAGCAGCTGCCATCTTGTTCCTCTCTCTAGTTTTACAGTCGCTTCGGAACAAGAAGATCGTCACCATCCTCAACGCGCTGACCTGCTTCGTTGCTT GTGGAACCATCATTGTCGGCGCCATCATCTACGCTTCACGGGGCTACAACAGGAGCTACCTGAGCTGGGCATTCGCGCTGTGCATTGTGGGGGCAATATTGGAGGGTGTGGCAGGCGTTTTAATCCTTGTTGGGTCGTTTGCGAACAGAAGTTAA